Proteins encoded within one genomic window of Mesobacillus subterraneus:
- a CDS encoding MFS transporter, which produces MNLNKNFSLLLLGQSLANIGDVLYMVSIISTIFVLTGSATASSFVPFTITSSMFISSLLTPLLVGKVNLKWLMAGSQIGKTILLFILGVMLGGVTASNYFLIFLIIGLIALLDGCANPIRQTLIPYYVNPSQLIKANGFAETVTQIIQAVMWFIGSLFLIIMSSQQLVWMAGGLFIVASILLSLLENVADNRVEAAKGKFEQITEGWVTLSNTPVLRKIAWLDFYETIAVTVWIAAILLVFVNDALEVGGQWWGFINGAFFIGLILGSVYCIKFSSIIEKNWGPLYL; this is translated from the coding sequence ATGAACTTGAATAAAAACTTTTCTTTATTACTATTGGGTCAATCACTCGCTAATATTGGCGATGTATTGTATATGGTCAGTATCATCAGTACGATTTTTGTATTAACGGGCTCGGCAACAGCTTCCTCATTTGTACCATTTACAATTACTTCTTCCATGTTTATATCTAGTCTGTTAACACCACTTTTGGTGGGGAAAGTAAATCTTAAATGGTTAATGGCTGGATCGCAAATCGGAAAGACTATTCTGCTTTTTATTCTGGGAGTAATGTTAGGTGGAGTTACAGCATCAAATTATTTTTTGATTTTCTTAATCATAGGATTGATTGCTTTACTAGATGGCTGCGCAAATCCAATAAGGCAGACATTAATTCCATACTATGTTAATCCTAGTCAATTAATTAAAGCCAATGGATTTGCAGAAACTGTTACACAGATCATACAAGCAGTGATGTGGTTCATAGGGAGTTTATTCTTGATTATTATGAGCTCACAGCAACTGGTATGGATGGCAGGAGGTTTGTTTATAGTAGCAAGCATCTTGCTCAGCCTTTTAGAAAATGTAGCAGATAATAGAGTTGAGGCTGCTAAAGGGAAATTTGAACAGATTACAGAGGGATGGGTAACTTTATCTAACACTCCAGTATTAAGAAAGATTGCTTGGCTAGACTTCTATGAGACAATCGCAGTAACGGTTTGGATAGCAGCCATACTCCTTGTGTTCGTTAACGATGCTTTAGAGGTTGGTGGACAGTGGTGGGGATTTATCAATGGTGCCTTCTTTATAGGATTGATTTTAGGAAGTGTTTACTGTATTAAATTTTCTTCAATCATTGAAAAAAATTGGGGACCTTTATATTTATAG
- a CDS encoding GNAT family N-acetyltransferase, with the protein MEVKNSQSNSNLLARIKIVRGENFVTIEDTKSLANQELIELLTYLMGQSFIKNCKNVNILVNSKFNKEVDSLLIENGFKLHDENVTVHKVLDDSSKVENGFLLKNLHELSLAEFKRVWEESMKGSLNAPSSLDVDEQMRSVELELGPNYKKSCIIAYDKGNPIGVVMPHIEPGTSEEGRIFYFGIIPNERGKGKSKLLHQQALEILKNDFMAIYYIGCTGHNNLPMLKTFRNNGCTVIERNKVFKREN; encoded by the coding sequence ATGGAGGTAAAGAATTCACAAAGCAATTCTAATTTATTGGCAAGAATAAAAATTGTAAGAGGAGAAAACTTTGTAACTATAGAAGATACAAAAAGTCTGGCGAATCAAGAGCTAATTGAACTTTTAACATATCTGATGGGACAGTCATTTATAAAGAACTGTAAAAATGTAAATATACTGGTAAATAGTAAATTCAACAAAGAAGTAGACTCTCTTTTAATAGAAAATGGGTTTAAGTTACATGATGAGAATGTTACTGTTCACAAGGTTTTAGATGATTCATCTAAGGTTGAAAACGGGTTCTTACTAAAGAATTTACACGAACTTTCGTTAGCAGAGTTTAAAAGGGTTTGGGAGGAATCTATGAAAGGATCATTAAATGCACCTTCTTCGCTAGATGTTGATGAACAAATGCGAAGTGTAGAGTTGGAGTTAGGCCCAAACTATAAGAAATCTTGTATTATTGCTTATGATAAAGGAAATCCAATCGGAGTAGTTATGCCCCATATAGAACCAGGGACTTCAGAAGAAGGAAGGATATTTTATTTTGGCATCATTCCAAACGAAAGGGGGAAGGGAAAAAGCAAACTTCTTCATCAGCAAGCATTAGAAATATTAAAAAATGACTTTATGGCGATCTATTATATTGGCTGCACTGGTCACAACAACCTTCCAATGCTTAAAACATTCCGGAATAACGGATGTACAGTTATAGAACGAAATAAGGTTTTCAAAAGGGAAAACTAA
- a CDS encoding DUF7668 domain-containing protein, with protein METKYKIKLLLRETILDLVKGDFINIQEKLQNGLTINDLREELSLWGTLTVPPDAAYENVAFYKYNDGSGYALEFELWIDNQSSDLTLSCEALLDENQKIVSFTIENLHVL; from the coding sequence ATGGAGACAAAATACAAAATTAAGTTGTTACTTCGAGAAACTATTCTAGATCTGGTTAAAGGTGATTTTATTAATATCCAAGAGAAGTTACAAAACGGGCTTACAATAAATGACCTTAGAGAAGAGTTGAGCCTATGGGGAACATTAACAGTTCCTCCTGATGCAGCTTATGAAAACGTCGCTTTTTATAAATATAATGATGGTTCTGGATATGCCTTAGAATTTGAACTATGGATTGATAATCAAAGTAGCGATTTAACGTTATCCTGTGAAGCCTTATTAGATGAAAATCAAAAGATTGTATCCTTTACTATCGAAAACCTTCACGTATTATAA
- a CDS encoding peroxiredoxin-like family protein gives MAMNLSMELAKVKEAFLSRAPKEVIESVELATEELIHSGLATGLRVGEKAPDFLLPNAIGERISLYEQLEKGPVVLTFYRGGWCPYCNLELRAYQNVLNKIQAAGATLMAISPQKPDVSLSTTEKNELSFEVLSDDTYETIKAYNLYFTFPEHLIRTYSDKFNINLAEINGSDKPWSLPIPGTFIIDQDGKVIFASSDADYMERLDPSEVVNFLK, from the coding sequence ATGGCAATGAATTTATCAATGGAATTGGCCAAAGTAAAGGAAGCATTTCTATCTAGAGCACCGAAAGAGGTGATAGAAAGCGTTGAATTAGCAACAGAGGAGCTGATTCATTCAGGATTGGCAACTGGCCTTCGTGTAGGTGAAAAGGCACCAGATTTTCTTTTACCTAATGCAATCGGAGAAAGAATCTCTCTATATGAGCAATTAGAAAAAGGGCCTGTTGTGTTAACATTTTATAGAGGTGGTTGGTGTCCTTATTGTAACCTTGAATTAAGAGCATATCAGAATGTACTTAATAAAATTCAAGCAGCAGGAGCTACCCTTATGGCAATCAGTCCACAGAAACCAGATGTATCTCTTTCTACAACAGAAAAGAACGAATTATCATTTGAGGTACTAAGCGATGATACGTATGAGACAATCAAAGCTTATAATCTTTACTTTACTTTCCCTGAACATCTAATTCGCACATATTCAGACAAATTCAATATCAATTTAGCTGAAATAAATGGATCTGATAAACCTTGGAGTTTACCTATACCAGGCACATTTATTATTGATCAAGATGGTAAAGTGATATTTGCAAGTTCAGATGCTGATTATATGGAACGATTAGATCCATCAGAAGTAGTGAACTTTTTAAAATAG
- a CDS encoding NAD(P)H-dependent oxidoreductase encodes MNNILVINGHEYYDFAKGQLNKTLYKDIVSTLSEKFEVKTTIIEEGYDIKEEQEKFKWADTVIFQTPIYWFSLPAAFKKYIDQVYEYGVFFGPAINQYGDGGLMKGKKYMFSTTWNAPESAFNNKDADSFLKGADIEEAIRHLHNMQAYVNMVPFKTFGAHDVVANPDIEKYRNDLQKHLKEVFEI; translated from the coding sequence ATGAATAACATATTAGTAATTAACGGACATGAATATTATGATTTTGCGAAAGGACAATTAAACAAAACTTTATATAAAGATATTGTTTCTACTTTATCTGAAAAATTTGAAGTGAAAACAACTATCATAGAAGAAGGTTATGATATTAAAGAAGAGCAAGAAAAATTCAAATGGGCTGATACAGTCATTTTTCAAACACCGATCTATTGGTTCTCCCTTCCTGCTGCATTTAAGAAATATATTGACCAAGTTTATGAATACGGTGTTTTCTTTGGACCAGCAATCAACCAATATGGTGACGGTGGTTTAATGAAAGGAAAAAAATACATGTTCTCAACTACATGGAATGCCCCTGAATCTGCTTTTAACAATAAAGATGCAGACTCTTTCTTAAAAGGAGCAGACATTGAAGAGGCTATTCGTCACTTGCATAACATGCAGGCTTATGTAAATATGGTCCCTTTCAAAACATTCGGCGCTCACGATGTTGTAGCAAATCCAGATATTGAAAAGTATCGAAACGATTTACAAAAACATTTAAAAGAAGTTTTTGAGATTTAA
- a CDS encoding ArsR/SmtB family transcription factor has translation MKSLYHPPIESIPYTKVLHALSEPNRIRIIRCLNESRENNCSAYSIELMLKKSTVSHHIKILREAGLIKGRIEGKEHLYALRKEEIDEKFPGLLNSVFAVKEADI, from the coding sequence ATGAAATCACTATATCATCCACCAATCGAATCAATTCCCTATACAAAAGTACTTCACGCATTAAGTGAACCAAACCGCATTCGAATTATTCGATGCCTAAATGAAAGCCGAGAAAATAATTGTTCTGCCTACTCGATAGAATTAATGCTAAAAAAATCCACTGTTTCCCATCATATAAAAATTCTTCGAGAAGCCGGACTAATTAAAGGTAGAATTGAAGGAAAAGAACATTTATATGCTCTACGCAAAGAAGAGATAGATGAAAAATTCCCAGGTCTCCTCAATTCAGTATTTGCTGTAAAAGAGGCAGATATTTAG
- a CDS encoding GNAT family N-acetyltransferase produces MEYSIRLANETDLSGLCKIRNNKDLFTRYLMQYAKKEAYLAIAEQNSLIFGFGVLKLNGITLPKLSDLYVKEDYRGNGIGSGLIRYREKIAKDLGYSEIFVSVDPIENPKMIKLIGKLGYEPISDPYLKKAIFYNDDGTTYNKTYTRIDLRKLLN; encoded by the coding sequence ATGGAATACTCTATAAGATTGGCTAATGAAACAGACTTATCTGGTTTATGCAAAATTAGAAACAATAAAGATTTATTTACGAGATATTTAATGCAATATGCGAAAAAGGAAGCATACTTAGCAATCGCTGAACAAAATTCGCTTATATTTGGCTTTGGAGTTCTTAAATTAAATGGTATCACTCTTCCTAAATTAAGTGACCTTTATGTAAAAGAGGATTATCGAGGTAATGGCATAGGTTCAGGTTTAATAAGGTATAGAGAAAAAATTGCAAAGGATTTGGGTTATTCTGAGATATTTGTTAGTGTTGACCCAATAGAAAATCCCAAAATGATAAAATTAATTGGCAAACTCGGATACGAACCAATTTCAGATCCATATTTGAAAAAAGCCATTTTTTATAATGATGATGGTACGACTTATAACAAAACTTATACAAGAATTGATTTAAGGAAGTTGTTGAACTAA
- a CDS encoding ATP-binding cassette domain-containing protein, producing the protein MILSVEEIQKSYGKEKVLHGVSIRIHQPEIVALVGPNGSGKSTLLGIVTNLISPDHGKVKILNRTNKDPEIFRYVSFMQDNSVLYDYLTGYDHLQFIGDVQGISKGQILSAAERVGMESYLHKKVGKYSLGMKQHLLLTMAIVNEPKLLILDEPLNGLIQQVPSG; encoded by the coding sequence ATGATTTTATCTGTTGAAGAAATACAAAAATCATATGGGAAAGAAAAAGTGTTACATGGAGTGAGCATCCGGATTCATCAGCCTGAAATCGTTGCTTTGGTTGGACCGAATGGATCGGGAAAGTCTACCCTTCTTGGAATCGTCACCAACTTGATCAGCCCGGACCATGGCAAGGTGAAAATTTTAAATCGTACCAATAAAGATCCGGAAATTTTCCGCTATGTTTCTTTTATGCAGGATAACTCTGTCCTCTATGATTATTTGACAGGCTATGACCATCTTCAATTTATCGGAGATGTCCAAGGCATATCGAAAGGTCAAATCCTATCTGCAGCTGAACGGGTTGGAATGGAAAGCTATTTGCATAAAAAAGTTGGCAAGTATTCTTTAGGGATGAAGCAGCATCTATTGCTTACCATGGCAATTGTCAACGAGCCAAAGCTTCTGATTCTGGACGAGCCTCTAAACGGCCTGATCCAACAAGTGCCATCCGGGTAA
- a CDS encoding ABC transporter permease → MNLLTFELKKIWKQKKIWWLFLIILISTAYLFHFNASQQNEWVIKLKEEIVEYENAAEQIQTGLEGKRNEDLLDEPGLLQQEYIVEARYALYNWQIAVERKKWDEIPQLQGEFLDSLGRFETAGGVFPPLQGMEKVIAVKKNDYMRDNNLPYENEEHPTSPHLILKQLSSLFIGLAGLVILLFFFGTTLTQEKDQKTILMLRTQPITQRDLLTSKYVSILLVSLVYILFVICLGLLIPMALGKQPLLLEYPQVVFNGAEVEIISTAIYLLKNIFLFIVALIFAFGLNLFIGTRMQNTFNALVITFSILFAGYLLTSMAGVLETPLNPFYLLHLEPLLTAVPDSKDGLYVISAFVWSLFLIFLSVYLPEREYSFLDSRIIKKPFRKGATSARRNSLWKIVVFEWRKLIRKGNYRFVLAISIIFIACGYAFISQEAKEKEQEFLANLESSRIDFIEVAIPFQEQFINDIKTDLQTALEKEEETSYLMEQLNEQEIALNAHRELADLISLAIADYKKGNYIHLIEYQLFDNRLINGEFDSSYSVVDDIGQFTMDASIAEKQWLLKHKIRPLSSGGLLLNIHTNTKKLSREWIVNNERIDDNGLFSLYLFFQQHAHFLPLVFLLFLVGGGLAYERGKRPTISLLRTQPVSEQSIFYGKILHSAIVSIITCLILFGTVILIGTVFDRFGDWNYPILHYDGLSESSTADYKGMKSIYYGFQFIPLGLYLMQIISLFLVVLLFILILSQFLSIFIKSQFVVFVSTVFIVIGGFMGSKHYLVAAAHLSPFTYLDINRIVNGEASTLLDNPALNVYTGLFVLVVSIVFLIIIATLLLKRRI, encoded by the coding sequence ATGAATCTTTTAACCTTTGAACTGAAGAAAATTTGGAAACAAAAAAAGATATGGTGGCTTTTCCTGATCATTCTTATCAGCACGGCATACCTTTTTCATTTCAATGCTTCCCAGCAGAATGAATGGGTTATTAAGTTAAAGGAAGAAATTGTAGAGTACGAAAATGCGGCTGAACAGATCCAGACAGGCCTAGAAGGAAAACGGAATGAAGATCTCCTTGATGAACCTGGATTGCTGCAGCAAGAATATATCGTGGAAGCAAGGTACGCCTTGTATAATTGGCAAATCGCTGTTGAGCGCAAAAAGTGGGACGAGATTCCTCAACTGCAAGGAGAATTCCTTGACAGTTTGGGCCGATTTGAAACGGCTGGAGGAGTATTTCCTCCTTTGCAAGGCATGGAAAAAGTAATAGCTGTGAAGAAAAATGACTATATGCGCGACAACAACCTTCCATATGAAAATGAAGAACATCCGACTTCTCCCCACCTGATATTAAAGCAGTTAAGCAGCCTGTTTATCGGGCTTGCTGGGCTTGTGATCCTGCTATTTTTCTTTGGGACCACATTGACACAGGAGAAGGACCAAAAGACAATCTTAATGTTAAGAACACAACCGATTACACAGAGGGATCTGCTAACTTCGAAGTATGTAAGTATCTTGCTGGTGTCACTGGTGTATATTTTATTCGTCATCTGTCTTGGTTTGTTGATTCCAATGGCACTTGGAAAGCAGCCGTTGCTATTGGAATATCCGCAAGTTGTCTTTAATGGAGCAGAAGTCGAAATCATTTCAACCGCCATATATTTATTAAAAAATATTTTTTTATTTATAGTTGCGTTGATATTTGCATTCGGTTTGAACTTATTCATTGGCACCCGGATGCAAAACACCTTTAATGCCCTGGTTATTACGTTTTCCATTTTATTTGCTGGGTATTTGTTGACGAGCATGGCAGGAGTTCTAGAGACTCCGCTCAATCCTTTTTACTTGCTTCATTTAGAACCGTTATTGACTGCGGTGCCTGATTCTAAAGACGGTCTATATGTCATTAGCGCATTTGTTTGGAGTTTGTTTTTGATTTTCCTTTCCGTCTATCTGCCTGAACGAGAATATAGCTTTTTAGATTCCAGGATAATCAAGAAGCCCTTTCGAAAGGGAGCGACAAGTGCTAGAAGGAACTCTTTATGGAAGATCGTCGTTTTTGAATGGAGGAAATTGATAAGGAAAGGAAATTATCGGTTTGTTTTAGCGATTTCGATTATTTTTATCGCTTGCGGCTATGCTTTTATTTCTCAAGAAGCAAAAGAAAAGGAGCAGGAATTCTTAGCTAATTTGGAGAGTTCCAGAATCGACTTTATTGAAGTTGCTATTCCCTTCCAAGAACAATTCATAAATGATATAAAGACTGACCTGCAGACAGCCTTGGAGAAGGAAGAGGAAACCTCTTATTTAATGGAGCAACTAAACGAACAAGAAATTGCCTTAAACGCTCATAGAGAATTAGCGGACCTTATCAGTCTGGCAATAGCTGACTATAAGAAAGGGAATTATATTCATTTAATTGAATATCAATTGTTTGATAATCGTTTAATAAACGGGGAATTTGATTCATCCTACAGTGTCGTTGATGATATTGGACAATTTACAATGGATGCCAGCATCGCAGAAAAGCAGTGGCTTTTAAAGCATAAGATACGTCCTCTTTCATCCGGGGGACTTCTCTTAAATATCCATACTAATACGAAAAAGCTGTCAAGGGAATGGATAGTAAACAATGAAAGAATAGATGATAATGGGCTATTTTCTCTTTATTTATTCTTCCAGCAACACGCCCATTTCCTGCCGCTAGTTTTCCTGTTGTTTTTAGTGGGTGGAGGGCTGGCTTATGAGAGGGGAAAACGCCCGACAATCTCCTTATTGCGGACACAGCCAGTTTCGGAACAATCGATTTTTTATGGGAAAATCCTTCATTCAGCTATTGTATCAATTATCACATGCTTAATTTTATTCGGAACTGTCATCCTAATTGGGACAGTGTTTGACCGGTTTGGTGATTGGAATTACCCTATCCTTCATTATGATGGATTGAGTGAGTCTAGTACAGCCGACTATAAAGGCATGAAATCCATTTATTATGGATTTCAATTCATTCCCTTAGGATTGTACCTCATGCAAATTATATCTTTATTCTTGGTGGTATTGCTCTTTATTCTTATACTAAGCCAATTCTTATCTATCTTTATCAAAAGTCAATTCGTTGTTTTTGTGTCTACAGTATTCATCGTGATCGGGGGATTTATGGGTAGTAAACATTACCTTGTCGCTGCTGCACATCTATCACCTTTTACGTACTTGGACATAAATAGGATTGTCAATGGAGAAGCTTCCACTTTGCTCGACAACCCTGCATTGAATGTTTATACTGGCCTTTTTGTTTTAGTTGTTTCGATTGTATTTCTTATAATCATTGCAACACTTTTATTAAAACGTAGGATTTAA
- a CDS encoding nucleoside deaminase → MNRDKDRYYSELALKEAEQALKENTYPIGAIIVDENYNLIAKGRNRVHPNQDATAHAEIDTIRNAGHIILDAKVKREKFTIYTSLEPCPMCTGGILFANIKRVVWLLNDDLGFGGYRKIKATNAFERRFNEVELVEEPYEDLKKKQMELMGKWAMNPNNVVNLRKAVNK, encoded by the coding sequence ATGAATAGGGATAAAGATAGGTATTATTCAGAGCTTGCACTTAAAGAAGCCGAACAGGCATTGAAAGAGAACACTTATCCAATAGGAGCAATTATTGTTGATGAAAATTATAATTTAATTGCTAAGGGGAGAAACAGAGTTCATCCAAATCAAGATGCAACAGCTCACGCAGAAATTGATACTATTAGAAATGCTGGTCATATAATCTTAGATGCGAAAGTTAAAAGAGAGAAATTTACAATCTATACTTCCTTAGAGCCTTGCCCAATGTGCACAGGTGGAATATTGTTCGCTAACATTAAAAGAGTAGTGTGGCTATTAAACGATGATTTAGGTTTTGGTGGATATAGAAAAATAAAAGCTACCAACGCTTTTGAGCGAAGATTTAATGAAGTCGAGTTAGTTGAGGAACCGTATGAGGATTTAAAAAAGAAACAAATGGAACTTATGGGAAAATGGGCAATGAACCCGAATAACGTTGTTAATTTAAGAAAAGCTGTAAATAAATAA
- a CDS encoding sigma-70 family RNA polymerase sigma factor — translation MIDMIDYSKSEPLNHLNREEKLKWLMNAYGNDVIRIAYTYLKQKQLAEDVAQDVFIKCYEKMDTFRNESSYKTWLIRITVNRCKDVLKSWSFKNLYLTNFFKPNQTYNSLEKKPFGGEANELISKQVIELPVKLREVIILFYYQEFSIEEISNLLKINPNTVKTRLHRGRIKLKESFEGAWAISGK, via the coding sequence ATGATTGATATGATAGATTACTCTAAATCAGAACCTCTGAATCATTTGAATCGTGAAGAAAAGCTTAAATGGTTAATGAACGCCTATGGCAATGATGTTATACGAATTGCCTATACTTATTTGAAACAAAAACAGTTGGCCGAGGATGTTGCACAAGATGTATTTATTAAATGCTATGAAAAAATGGATACCTTTCGAAATGAATCATCTTATAAAACGTGGCTAATAAGAATTACCGTAAATAGATGTAAAGATGTTTTAAAAAGTTGGTCCTTTAAAAATTTATATCTTACTAACTTCTTTAAGCCAAACCAAACCTATAATTCTCTAGAGAAGAAACCTTTTGGCGGCGAGGCAAATGAATTAATTTCTAAACAAGTAATAGAGTTGCCAGTGAAATTAAGGGAAGTCATTATATTATTTTACTATCAGGAGTTTTCAATTGAGGAAATATCGAATTTGCTAAAGATTAATCCTAATACGGTTAAAACTAGATTACATCGGGGACGCATTAAACTAAAAGAATCATTTGAAGGAGCGTGGGCAATTAGTGGTAAATAA
- a CDS encoding serine hydrolase domain-containing protein produces MAVTKLKTFEDITDYTESIKQDMHATGSALVIMKENKIVHEWYSGTHHFGKGARAIDMESQFNVYSTRVTYVGLSLAIAIFDGYLSLEDKISSYLPELDKQILGETTLRHLLTRCTGLKIKDNQVVRSFDLGTNIEGKRPDLLARILYKATGKTVNEILTERVFKPLKWRYTEWVTEGKNNLVCDISSPDSYPTLRLGSNIGDERNLYVSARELAFWGNLHLNKGMMDGKEILPYKIFELVSTIQSPETLPKELPKFGFLWWIKSVGTSYDLQELGSSLPVGSYQILGASGCSCTVIPKLNVVAVRMYNSLYTNENAEFDYVKDIQRFGNLVVSSLKGI; encoded by the coding sequence ATGGCAGTAACAAAACTGAAAACTTTCGAAGATATAACGGATTATACAGAAAGCATAAAGCAAGATATGCACGCAACAGGATCAGCCTTAGTAATTATGAAAGAAAATAAAATAGTTCATGAGTGGTATTCAGGCACTCACCATTTTGGAAAGGGAGCAAGAGCTATAGACATGGAATCACAGTTCAACGTATATTCCACAAGAGTGACCTATGTTGGTTTATCCCTGGCAATTGCTATATTTGACGGTTACTTATCTTTAGAAGATAAGATTAGTAGTTATTTACCTGAACTCGATAAACAAATTCTTGGCGAGACAACTCTTAGACATTTATTAACTCGCTGTACTGGTCTGAAGATAAAAGATAATCAAGTTGTTCGTAGCTTTGATTTAGGAACCAATATTGAAGGAAAAAGACCTGATCTGTTAGCTCGAATATTATATAAAGCAACTGGTAAGACAGTCAACGAAATACTTACAGAAAGAGTATTTAAACCACTAAAATGGAGATATACCGAGTGGGTAACAGAAGGCAAAAATAATTTAGTTTGTGACATAAGTTCACCTGATAGTTACCCTACACTAAGGCTTGGGTCAAATATCGGAGATGAAAGAAATTTATATGTAAGTGCTAGGGAGTTGGCTTTTTGGGGGAATTTACATTTGAATAAAGGCATGATGGATGGAAAAGAAATCTTACCTTATAAAATCTTTGAACTTGTTTCAACAATACAAAGCCCAGAAACTCTACCTAAAGAACTTCCTAAGTTTGGTTTTCTTTGGTGGATAAAAAGTGTTGGTACTTCATATGATTTACAGGAATTAGGTTCAAGCTTACCAGTAGGATCGTATCAAATACTAGGTGCTTCAGGATGTTCGTGTACAGTTATTCCAAAATTAAACGTTGTTGCTGTGAGGATGTACAATAGTTTGTATACGAATGAAAATGCTGAGTTTGACTATGTTAAAGATATTCAAAGATTTGGAAATCTAGTGGTTTCAAGTCTTAAAGGAATCTAA
- a CDS encoding YciI family protein yields MKYLCIGYFNQEKMESLPQAEIETLMSQCQPHLENLYSSGQVIMDVGTDSEVKSLQRVGGSVQVINSPFTTTKEVVGSVFIIEADAIEEAIRIASSHPTTKIEVGEHLGWRIDIRPIHYFKMFDQKD; encoded by the coding sequence ATGAAATATCTCTGTATTGGTTATTTTAATCAAGAGAAAATGGAATCCCTCCCTCAGGCTGAAATTGAAACTTTAATGAGCCAATGTCAACCGCATCTCGAAAATCTTTACAGTAGTGGTCAAGTAATAATGGATGTAGGTACTGATTCAGAAGTGAAATCTTTGCAGCGGGTAGGCGGGAGCGTCCAGGTAATTAACAGCCCATTTACCACAACTAAAGAAGTGGTAGGCAGCGTTTTTATCATAGAGGCAGATGCCATAGAAGAAGCTATTCGCATTGCTTCATCACATCCAACTACAAAAATAGAAGTTGGTGAACATTTAGGGTGGAGAATAGACATTCGACCTATTCACTATTTTAAAATGTTTGACCAAAAGGACTAA
- a CDS encoding histidine phosphatase family protein, translating into MIYVIRHGQTDLNKERKMQGRKGLPLNEYGIKQAKALKEKLQNIDFDFVFSSPQERAVQTAEIVTGKTAVLDDRLNVFDLGEADRLHISEVKMSGHIPDSSAYKGVEQPNSFVKRVFSFMKELENQYGKQELNILISGHRCTTGCIGAFFEGIPTDGNIIKFSSDTGDYKTFIFK; encoded by the coding sequence ATGATATATGTAATTAGACATGGACAAACAGACTTAAATAAAGAACGTAAAATGCAGGGAAGAAAGGGTTTACCATTAAATGAGTACGGAATAAAACAAGCAAAGGCCTTGAAAGAGAAATTACAGAATATAGATTTTGACTTTGTATTTTCTTCCCCACAAGAGAGAGCCGTACAAACAGCAGAAATTGTTACTGGAAAAACTGCTGTTTTGGATGATAGGTTGAATGTATTTGATTTGGGTGAAGCCGACAGATTACATATTAGCGAAGTAAAGATGTCTGGTCATATACCTGATTCTTCTGCCTATAAAGGGGTAGAACAACCTAATAGTTTTGTTAAAAGAGTGTTTAGTTTTATGAAAGAATTAGAAAATCAATATGGAAAGCAAGAACTAAATATTCTTATATCTGGTCACAGATGTACCACAGGTTGTATTGGGGCTTTTTTCGAAGGGATACCTACGGATGGAAACATAATAAAATTCTCCTCTGATACTGGAGATTATAAAACATTTATTTTTAAGTAA
- a CDS encoding DUF4825 domain-containing protein — protein MKIAFQVVILSLILLISCCLAAKNNENLYQYQGSYVGDNNSVGKVLNQLPYNEVLTSFELKS, from the coding sequence ATGAAGATTGCTTTTCAGGTGGTCATATTATCACTAATCTTATTGATTAGTTGCTGCTTGGCAGCTAAAAATAACGAAAATTTATATCAATATCAGGGTTCATATGTCGGAGACAATAATTCAGTAGGAAAAGTTTTAAATCAATTACCTTATAATGAAGTATTGACAAGCTTTGAACTCAAATCTTAA